Proteins encoded in a region of the Streptomyces sp. NBC_00310 genome:
- a CDS encoding penicillin-binding transpeptidase domain-containing protein yields the protein MRKGVKVAIVGGVFAAMVGGAGYGGYNFVTALNESGAGPEKRTGPPSADEVRETSEKFFAAWEKGDSATASSYTNNAVDAGKVFGSFVDTARIDDVKIEPGRPTGTGGRTVPYSVEATVSYQGKSKELAYKSRLTVVRGKTTGRALVDWQPSVVHPELKDGDTLFTGEAAAPPIEAVGRNGEVLTKEKYPSLGPILDTLRERYGADAGGTPGVELGILRTTTNAGDTTLLTLAKGRAGKLETTISARAQAAAEKAVKKYAESSVVALQPSTGQVLAVANNREDGFNAAFQGELPPGSTMKIVTAAMLIDNGVTSMNGPAPCPDTATWMSQTFKNLPGLKADETPNATLAKSFTQSCNTAFIKLIDEKPLTDASLTEEAQERFGIGRDDWKTGIVSMDGKVPPSGGPNRAANAIGQGDVLMNPLNMASVTSTAITGQFRQPYLVSPKLDDRELATAKGLRAGTSSQLKQMMRLTATQGTAATVMNGLSGDIGAKTGSAEIDGQAVADSWFTGFRGDVAAAAMSEGGGRGGESAGPIVVEVLKAGG from the coding sequence ATGCGCAAGGGGGTCAAGGTCGCCATAGTCGGCGGGGTGTTCGCGGCGATGGTGGGGGGTGCCGGGTACGGCGGGTACAACTTCGTGACGGCGCTCAACGAGAGCGGTGCGGGCCCGGAGAAACGGACCGGGCCGCCGAGCGCGGACGAGGTCCGGGAGACGTCGGAGAAGTTCTTCGCGGCCTGGGAGAAGGGCGACTCGGCCACGGCGTCGTCGTACACGAACAACGCGGTGGACGCGGGGAAGGTGTTCGGCAGCTTCGTCGACACCGCGCGGATCGACGACGTGAAGATCGAGCCGGGCAGACCGACCGGCACCGGCGGCCGGACCGTCCCGTACTCCGTCGAGGCGACGGTGTCGTACCAGGGGAAGAGCAAGGAACTCGCCTACAAGAGCCGGCTGACCGTCGTGCGCGGGAAGACGACCGGGCGGGCGCTGGTCGACTGGCAGCCCTCCGTCGTGCACCCCGAACTGAAGGACGGCGACACGCTGTTCACCGGGGAGGCCGCGGCACCGCCCATCGAGGCCGTGGGCCGGAACGGCGAGGTGCTGACCAAGGAGAAGTACCCCTCCCTGGGACCGATCCTCGACACCCTGCGCGAACGCTACGGCGCCGACGCGGGCGGCACCCCCGGTGTCGAGCTGGGCATCCTGCGCACCACCACGAACGCCGGCGACACCACCCTGCTGACCCTCGCCAAGGGCAGGGCGGGCAAGCTGGAGACCACGATCAGCGCGCGGGCGCAGGCGGCGGCCGAGAAGGCGGTCAAGAAGTACGCCGAGTCGTCCGTGGTCGCCCTGCAGCCCAGCACCGGTCAGGTGCTGGCCGTCGCCAACAACCGCGAGGACGGCTTCAACGCGGCCTTCCAGGGCGAACTCCCGCCCGGCTCCACGATGAAGATCGTCACCGCCGCGATGCTCATCGACAACGGCGTGACCTCCATGAACGGCCCCGCCCCCTGTCCCGACACGGCCACCTGGATGAGCCAGACCTTCAAGAACCTGCCGGGCCTGAAGGCCGACGAGACCCCGAACGCCACGCTCGCCAAGAGTTTCACGCAGTCCTGCAACACGGCCTTCATCAAGCTGATCGACGAGAAGCCGCTCACCGACGCGTCGTTGACCGAGGAGGCGCAGGAGCGGTTCGGGATCGGCCGGGACGACTGGAAGACGGGCATCGTCTCCATGGACGGCAAGGTGCCGCCGTCCGGCGGGCCGAACCGGGCCGCCAACGCCATCGGTCAGGGTGACGTCCTGATGAACCCGTTGAACATGGCGTCGGTGACGTCCACGGCGATCACGGGGCAGTTCCGGCAGCCGTATCTGGTGTCACCGAAGCTGGACGACCGGGAGTTGGCCACGGCGAAGGGTCTGCGGGCCGGCACCTCGTCACAGTTGAAGCAGATGATGAGGCTGACCGCGACGCAGGGGACGGCGGCGACCGTCATGAACGGGCTCAGCGGGGACATCGGGGCGAAGACCGGGTCAGCGGAGATCGACGGGCAGGCCGTGGCCGACAGTTGGTTCACCGGGTTCCGCGGGGATGTGGCGGCGGCGGCGATGTCGGAGGGCGGCGGCCGCGGGGGCGAGTCGGCCGGGCCGATCGTGGTGGAGGTGCTCAAGGCCGGGGGGTGA
- a CDS encoding penicillin-binding transpeptidase domain-containing protein, protein MGKRRRVDERKAAKSGRSRRHLVLGGVAVAALGGGAVAVYTVFGAGASADDGSADAKAVKSGPLSAGEVRTAATTFLTAWQKGTVTKAAAATDDSASAKTALTGFTKDAHIEDVTLTRGKRSGDEVPFTVKGTVSYKGTEKPLTYKSALTVVRAEKDGEPVVDWQPSVVHPDLDEGDRLVTGEAGTPPVKALDRDGGELTTKKYPSLGSVLDGLREKYGKKAGGKAGVELRIVRADPAQDESNASDGSAGSDKSDDKSAKEKAADKTLLELSEGTPGELKTTLSPALQAVAEEKVAATKRASVVVMRPSTGEILAAANSSSFNVAFQGSLAPGSTMKIVSSALLIDKGLASADKVHPCPKFSSYGGWKFQNDDKFQIKNGTFKASFARSCNTAFISQAKKLDDNSLTQEAQQVFGLGLNNWAIGVSSFDGAVPVQSDAPMAASLIGQGGVRMNPLNMASVVSTAKTGVFKQPYLVAPSVDGRTLATATRPMSATVRSQLTELLRYTAAAGTAAEAMSGLGPDYGAKTGSAEVDGQKEPNGWFTAWKGDLASAGVVQQGGHGSESAGPIVAALLKAGS, encoded by the coding sequence GTGGGTAAGAGAAGGCGTGTCGACGAGCGGAAGGCCGCGAAGTCGGGCAGGTCACGGCGGCACCTGGTGCTGGGCGGCGTGGCGGTCGCCGCCCTCGGTGGCGGAGCGGTCGCCGTGTACACGGTGTTCGGCGCCGGTGCTTCGGCCGACGACGGTTCGGCCGACGCCAAGGCCGTGAAGAGCGGTCCCCTGTCCGCCGGAGAGGTCCGTACGGCCGCGACCACGTTCCTCACCGCCTGGCAGAAGGGCACCGTCACGAAGGCCGCCGCCGCCACGGACGACTCGGCGTCCGCGAAGACCGCGTTGACCGGCTTCACCAAGGACGCCCACATCGAGGACGTCACGCTCACCCGTGGCAAGCGCTCGGGCGACGAGGTGCCGTTCACGGTCAAGGGCACGGTCTCCTACAAGGGCACGGAGAAGCCGCTGACGTACAAGTCCGCCCTCACCGTCGTGCGGGCGGAGAAGGACGGCGAACCCGTCGTCGACTGGCAGCCGTCCGTCGTCCACCCCGACCTCGACGAGGGCGACCGGCTGGTGACCGGCGAGGCGGGAACGCCCCCGGTGAAGGCCCTCGACCGGGACGGCGGCGAACTGACGACGAAGAAGTACCCGTCGCTGGGCTCGGTTCTGGACGGCCTGCGGGAGAAGTACGGCAAGAAGGCGGGCGGCAAGGCGGGCGTCGAGCTGCGGATCGTCCGGGCGGACCCGGCGCAGGACGAGTCGAACGCGTCGGATGGGTCGGCTGGGTCGGACAAGTCGGACGACAAGTCCGCCAAGGAGAAGGCCGCCGACAAGACGCTGCTGGAGCTGAGCGAGGGCACCCCGGGGGAGTTGAAGACGACGCTCAGCCCGGCGCTCCAGGCCGTCGCCGAGGAGAAGGTGGCGGCCACGAAGCGGGCGTCGGTGGTCGTGATGCGGCCCTCGACCGGCGAGATCCTGGCCGCGGCGAACTCCAGCAGCTTCAACGTGGCGTTCCAGGGCTCGCTCGCCCCCGGCTCCACGATGAAGATCGTGTCGTCGGCGCTGCTCATCGACAAGGGCCTGGCCTCGGCGGACAAGGTCCACCCGTGCCCCAAGTTCTCGTCGTACGGCGGCTGGAAGTTCCAGAACGACGACAAGTTCCAGATCAAGAACGGCACGTTCAAGGCGAGCTTCGCGCGCTCCTGCAACACCGCCTTCATCTCCCAGGCGAAGAAGCTGGACGACAACTCCCTGACCCAGGAGGCCCAGCAGGTCTTCGGGCTCGGCCTGAACAACTGGGCGATCGGCGTGTCCAGCTTCGACGGCGCGGTGCCGGTGCAGAGCGACGCCCCGATGGCGGCCTCGCTGATCGGCCAGGGCGGGGTGCGGATGAATCCGCTGAACATGGCGTCGGTGGTGTCGACGGCCAAGACGGGCGTCTTCAAGCAGCCCTATCTGGTCGCGCCGTCCGTCGACGGCCGCACCCTCGCGACCGCCACCCGGCCCATGTCCGCCACCGTCCGCTCCCAGCTCACCGAACTCCTGCGGTACACCGCCGCGGCCGGTACGGCGGCCGAGGCGATGTCGGGCCTCGGCCCCGACTACGGCGCCAAGACGGGCTCCGCCGAGGTCGACGGCCAGAAGGAGCCCAACGGCTGGTTCACCGCCTGGAAGGGCGACCTGGCCTCCGCCGGAGTCGTCCAGCAGGGCGGCCACGGCAGCGAGTCGGCGGGCCCGATCGTGGCGGCGCTGCTGAAGGCCGGCAGCTGA
- a CDS encoding RBBP9/YdeN family alpha/beta hydrolase, giving the protein MTETPPTPPADGTRAFLILHGWQNHRPAAHWQHWLADRLTDLGHEVAYPRLPEADDPDLERWLAELDALLGELADRRITVVCHSLACLLWLHAVARDDVLSGPVDRVLLVAPPAPEVLLEHPEVAEFAPPPLTPARLALAASYTRVVGTDNDPYCPGGAAVVYAEPLGLPADVLPGEAHLDLDAGYGSWPSVFDWCLDPSPESYEKAPVLGRT; this is encoded by the coding sequence ATGACAGAGACTCCGCCTACCCCGCCCGCCGACGGCACCCGCGCCTTCCTCATCCTCCACGGCTGGCAGAACCACCGCCCGGCCGCCCACTGGCAGCACTGGCTGGCCGACCGCCTCACCGACCTGGGCCACGAGGTGGCGTACCCGCGGCTGCCGGAGGCGGACGACCCGGACCTGGAGCGGTGGCTGGCGGAACTGGACGCGCTGCTGGGCGAGTTGGCGGACCGGCGGATCACGGTGGTCTGCCACAGCCTGGCCTGCCTGCTGTGGCTGCACGCGGTGGCGCGGGACGACGTCCTGTCCGGCCCCGTCGACCGCGTGCTCCTCGTCGCCCCGCCCGCCCCGGAGGTCCTCCTGGAGCACCCGGAGGTCGCCGAGTTCGCCCCGCCGCCGCTGACGCCCGCGCGGCTGGCCCTGGCCGCCTCGTACACCCGGGTCGTCGGCACCGACAACGACCCGTACTGCCCCGGCGGCGCGGCCGTCGTCTACGCCGAACCGCTGGGCCTGCCCGCCGACGTACTGCCGGGCGAGGCCCATCTCGACCTGGACGCGGGCTACGGTTCCTGGCCGTCGGTGTTCGACTGGTGCCTGGACCCGTCACCCGAGTCGTACGAGAAGGCCCCCGTCCTCGGCCGTACGTGA
- a CDS encoding DMT family transporter yields MTPVVTAAVLLAAVTHASWNAIAHKITDKLVGFALISGGGALIGFAMVPFVPLPEAGAWPYLIASAVIHLVYYVLLMTSFRLGDFGQAYPIARGSAPLVVTVLAAVFAHEVPDGWAAAGILLSCAGLTGVALWGLRGDRPHWAAIGAALATGLSIASYTVVDGLGVRASGSALGYIAWLMALEGLAIPAYAVWRWRGGTVALLRPFAAVGLLGAALSVAAYGLVLWAQTKAELAPIAALRESSIIVGAAIGAVFFKERFGAPRIVAAGLVVVGIGLMLRAG; encoded by the coding sequence GTGACGCCGGTCGTCACCGCGGCGGTGCTGCTCGCCGCGGTCACCCACGCCAGCTGGAACGCGATCGCTCACAAGATCACGGACAAGCTCGTCGGCTTCGCCCTGATATCCGGCGGCGGCGCGCTGATCGGGTTCGCGATGGTGCCGTTCGTGCCACTCCCGGAGGCGGGCGCGTGGCCGTATCTGATCGCCTCGGCGGTCATCCACCTCGTGTACTACGTGCTGCTGATGACGTCCTTCCGGCTGGGCGACTTCGGCCAGGCGTACCCCATCGCGCGCGGCTCCGCGCCCCTCGTCGTCACCGTCCTCGCCGCGGTCTTCGCGCACGAGGTGCCGGACGGCTGGGCGGCGGCGGGCATCCTGCTGAGCTGCGCCGGGCTGACCGGGGTCGCGCTGTGGGGGCTGCGCGGCGACCGGCCGCACTGGGCGGCGATCGGGGCGGCGCTGGCCACGGGCCTGTCGATCGCCTCGTACACGGTCGTGGACGGCCTCGGCGTACGGGCCTCCGGGTCCGCCCTGGGCTACATCGCCTGGCTGATGGCCCTGGAGGGGCTCGCGATCCCCGCGTACGCGGTCTGGAGGTGGCGCGGCGGGACGGTCGCCCTGCTCCGGCCGTTCGCCGCCGTGGGCCTGCTCGGCGCCGCGCTGTCGGTGGCGGCGTACGGGCTGGTCCTGTGGGCCCAGACGAAGGCGGAGTTGGCCCCCATCGCGGCCCTGCGGGAGTCGTCGATCATCGTGGGGGCGGCGATCGGGGCGGTGTTCTTCAAGGAGCGGTTCGGGGCGCCGCGGATCGTGGCGGCGGGGCTGGTGGTGGTGGGGATCGGGCTGATGCTGCGGGCCGGGTAG
- a CDS encoding YbaK/EbsC family protein: MTNDAQDTEGSGAHPRFAEALTALGLGELHAEIRRFPEATRTAAEAATALGCELSAICKSLIFAADGVPVLVLMDGASRVDVELVRRELGAEKVTRARADVVRETTGYAIGGVPPFGHRTRTRVLADRSLLDHATVWAAAGTPYTVFPMDPKALIAHAGATLVDVREAADTADTAATADAARTADAEGTPERNA; this comes from the coding sequence ATGACCAACGACGCACAGGACACCGAGGGCTCCGGAGCCCACCCCCGTTTCGCCGAGGCGCTCACCGCGCTGGGTCTGGGCGAACTGCACGCCGAGATCCGCCGGTTCCCGGAGGCCACCCGGACCGCGGCGGAGGCGGCCACCGCGCTCGGCTGCGAGTTGAGCGCGATCTGCAAGTCGCTGATCTTCGCGGCGGACGGCGTCCCGGTGCTGGTGCTCATGGACGGCGCGTCGAGGGTGGACGTGGAGCTGGTCCGGCGTGAACTCGGCGCCGAGAAGGTCACCCGGGCCCGCGCCGACGTCGTACGGGAGACGACCGGGTACGCGATCGGCGGGGTCCCGCCCTTCGGACACCGGACGAGGACCCGCGTCCTCGCGGACCGCTCGCTCCTCGACCACGCCACGGTGTGGGCGGCGGCCGGCACCCCGTACACCGTCTTCCCCATGGATCCCAAGGCGCTGATCGCCCACGCGGGCGCCACCCTGGTGGACGTCCGGGAGGCCGCAGACACCGCAGACACCGCAGCCACCGCAGACGCCGCACGCACTGCAGACGCCGAGGGCACCCCCGAGCGGAACGCGTGA